A stretch of the Elephas maximus indicus isolate mEleMax1 chromosome 3, mEleMax1 primary haplotype, whole genome shotgun sequence genome encodes the following:
- the CRP gene encoding LOW QUALITY PROTEIN: C-reactive protein (The sequence of the model RefSeq protein was modified relative to this genomic sequence to represent the inferred CDS: substituted 1 base at 1 genomic stop codon), which translates to MEKLLLCFLAFLSLSIAFSETDMSKMAFVFPKESDDSFAKLISLRKQPLKAFTLCLCVYSDLPRGYSIFSYNTRTQDNEILLFKDKPGEYSLSVGGTEVVFQHPDTFAPXHLCVTWESVSGIVEFWVNGKPKVRKSLKKGYIVGSEASIVLGQEQDSFGGSFDIKQCLVGDIGDVNMWDLVLSPGEINSVYRGNSFSPNVLNWHALRYEVHGEVFTKPQLWS; encoded by the exons ATGGAGAAGCTGTTGCTCTGTTTCCTGGCCTTCCTTAGCCTCTCCATTGCTTTTTCAGAGACAG ACATGAGCAAAATGGCCTTTGTGTTCCCCAAAGAGTCAGATGATTCCTTTGCAAAGTTGATATCACTGAGAAAGCAGCCACTCAAGGCCTTCACTCTGTGCCTCTGTGTCTACAGTGACCTGCCCCGTGGATATAGCATCTTCTCCTATAACACAAGAACACAAGACAATGAGATCCTTCTCTTCAAGGACAAGCCAGGAGAATACAGCTTATCTGTGGGTGGGACTGAAGTAGTTTTCCAGCATCCTGATACATTTGCACCGTAGCATTTGTGTGTGACTTGGGAGTCGGTCTCAGGAATTGTTGAGTTCTGGGTGAATGGGAAGCCCAAGGTGAGGAAGAGTCTGAAGAAGGGATACATTGTGGGATCAGAGGCAAGCATTGTCCTAGGGCAGGAGCAGGATTCCTTTGGTGGAAGCTTTGATATAAAGCAGTGTTTGGTGGGAGACATTGGAGATGTGAACATGTGGGACTTAGTATTGTCACCAGGAGAGATTAACAGTGTCTATCGTGGTAATAGCTTCAGTCCTAATGTGCTAAACTGGCATGCTCTGAGGTATGAAGTACATGGTGAAGTGTTCACCAAGCCCCAGCTGTGGTCCTGA